One Spirochaeta africana DSM 8902 genomic window carries:
- a CDS encoding GNAT family N-acetyltransferase, translating to MLAEGPPGVLAYDGEEPVGWAAVAPRSKTTFARSRTIPRVDDADVWSVWCIRVKPGHRGNGISHHLLAGAVNFARDQGASILEGYPLENMGKTINTTMAYVGTKSLFEAAGFHQVAETKSVLDGFPRVLMRLAL from the coding sequence ATGTTGGCGGAGGGCCCACCAGGTGTCCTGGCGTACGATGGTGAGGAACCGGTGGGCTGGGCTGCGGTCGCGCCGCGCTCCAAAACCACGTTTGCTCGAAGCAGAACCATTCCCCGCGTTGATGATGCAGATGTATGGTCTGTATGGTGTATTCGGGTCAAGCCAGGCCATCGCGGGAACGGCATCTCCCATCACCTGCTCGCGGGCGCCGTCAATTTTGCGCGCGACCAGGGCGCATCTATCCTGGAGGGTTATCCGCTGGAGAACATGGGCAAGACGATCAACACTACCATGGCATACGTGGGGACCAAGTCGCTGTTTGAGGCAGCCGGCTTTCACCAGGTTGCAGAAACCAAATCAGTCCTGGACGGGTTTCCGCGGGTCTTGATGCGGCTGGCTCTATAG